The Desulfonema ishimotonii nucleotide sequence TTGCAGACGCCGGTAGTATTCCTCCTTTTATTGAAAAATTACATTTAAAAAGGCAGTCGACGTTTCAAAAGCAACAGGCACAAAAAGCAATAAAAATATATTTCGGGCTGATTGCCAGGGAACAACAAAAAAAGAAGACCTATCAAAACCCTAATGCAGACAAAAAAAATCGCAATAAAATTGGTGAGACTCTAAAACCCTATCAGGGTATGGTTCAAGGCCATCGTACTGTTTATTCAGCACAGCCTGAAAAACGGTCTGCGACCACACCATTAAAGCCTGATGTAAAGCCTGATGCCGTCAGTGATGTGGGAACAGGCCAATCATGGCAAGCCGAATTTAAAAAACTGTCTGATGAAATAAATGTCCGCCACTATTCACCTAAAACACTAAAGTCGTATCGCTTATGGGCCCAAAAGTTACAAGCATTTACCCGGTCAAAATCCCCATCACTTTTGGATGTCAATGATGTAAAATCGTTTTTAACCTATCTTGCTGTGGAAAAAAAAGCCTCAGCAGCATCACAAAATCAGGCATTTAATGCATTGCTTTTCTTTTTCCGGCATGTGCTGGGGAAGGAATTTGGGAAAATTGATGGTGTGGTTCGTGCGAAAAGGCGGCCGTATATACCGGTTGTCTTATCTAAACAAGAAGTGAATGATGTGATTTCAGTGATGCGCCCTCCTTGTGATTTGGTAGTAAATATGCTTTATGGCTGTGGATTACGACTGTCGGAATGCCTGAAATTGCGAATCAACAATTTTAATTTTGATGCCGGGATATTAACCGTCCATGACGGCAAAGGAAAAAAAGACAGAACGGTTCCCATTCCAAAAGTCCTGGTTGATGAATTGAAGCTCCAGATGGACAAAGTGTATCAATTATTTCAAAACGACCTTTCCAATGGGTATCATGGCGCTTTTATGTTTGACCGGATCGAAAAGAAATATAAAAATGCAGCTAAAGAATTTATCTGGCAATGGTTTTTTCCAGCTAAAAGACTGACTGAAGTCGCCGA carries:
- a CDS encoding integron integrase yields the protein MPLIQINQNLLTSYNRELACKNIPAKEQQYYVKWLRYYLDFCNKYKFNLADAGSIPPFIEKLHLKRQSTFQKQQAQKAIKIYFGLIAREQQKKKTYQNPNADKKNRNKIGETLKPYQGMVQGHRTVYSAQPEKRSATTPLKPDVKPDAVSDVGTGQSWQAEFKKLSDEINVRHYSPKTLKSYRLWAQKLQAFTRSKSPSLLDVNDVKSFLTYLAVEKKASAASQNQAFNALLFFFRHVLGKEFGKIDGVVRAKRRPYIPVVLSKQEVNDVISVMRPPCDLVVNMLYGCGLRLSECLKLRINNFNFDAGILTVHDGKGKKDRTVPIPKVLVDELKLQMDKVYQLFQNDLSNGYHGAFMFDRIEKKYKNAAKEFIWQWFFPAKRLTEVADTKEIRRYHFHESHVQKAIKKAVNKAKLTKRATAHTFRHSFASHLLQANYDIRTIQALLGHSDVRTTMIYTQTVPSRTLKEARSPLDIP